The following coding sequences are from one Hymenobacter sp. DG25A window:
- a CDS encoding C25 family cysteine peptidase gives MAESNQVGSNPHAYWWQSRWRIPTNSYLSGDNGLLAFASWAEPGEAYLSGDINKEDPGIGFDLDSIFNFVRTGPSPRLTFALVGSTNVAHTADVRFFPQGSTTPSLLTSIKFKGFETSTQTLGVKASDIGTNGKFKSTYSIHSLTTDPGDRFRWGFFRLRYPQLPRWNTSLSVTFENDSTLAGPAYYVLDSIPATTHGYDITNPGAIERIEGQALSGSKRGFVFPAATGQTRSLVVADVAKALVPSPARKIEFRTIDPAKVGFLIISHPVLMQPAAGVNNPVRAYAEYRASAAGGKYDTLVVTSQQLYDQFHYGETSPLAIRHFAKWLIAGAPNTTRYMLMLGRGLIPGERSGGVLYRQNEANLPEKNLVPTTTRAASDIFFSADWETGSYLAKIPTGRIAARTSTDVLNYLNKVKEHEALGNEAWRKNVLHMAGGEDKAQQAQFLAYMNKYKKRVEAPLFGGKVVRTITRTLEGDYQRFPVFVNIAAELNAGLSLITYFGHGSPTVFDLNVGNPNDPVNNYNNKGKYPVFIINGCAAGQAFSASPNSVGEVWTLAPERGAIGFLADSDFGYEHQLDYYCDNLYKALFNDPAWYGKPIPVVFREVARQVLEQFPGDPHAVSLAMNTIWQGDPTLSLYAPDKPDYATDDTRLEVAPVTGQTKVQATSSSFLLKIGASNLGKLTRDSLHISITREYPSANGRANDVITRVFRPLSRDSVLTVEIANTGNVFGQNRFTVLLDYPGKVDELNEGNNQASLTYNFLQGGVTLLSPIEFAIVPSNSVHLVAQNNDPLAAPRAFEFELDTVPTFNSPAVQRTSVTASVAPEWRPTLSGSAKDSVVYYWRLRFKDPQGDETQEWAVSSFRVIENSPQGWSQSHYGQFARNDAQGLRVIAPASEWKFEEIKKTLTLKTGGGGSTTGNGITFKSIFGIQVGDEPTYNANCGTNQANILIAIFNPTTLERVMDIAGGPYLQCGKDPDMYYHFGDVNTTARRTQLTTFLNNIPEGYYVAAVSLNRVKFSTFPATLKAAFATVGSALIDNLQDSDPFVLLGQKGLAAGKAQEIMADLTSATPRYDQVITLSAPIKTLGTSGVLTSTRIGPAQDWGTLFHEISTTATGTYTLKVLGVNAEGASQVLYEKVQGKQFNLSEVSAKDYPYLQLELQVQDEQSRKAPQLKQWLVTYQGFPEGLVRRDLATAGSYEAATLEKQAASGSITVPVVFQNVSTLDFSDKVKAVATVRNGNTVSPEVTLTSPRILKADSTVTYLFKLDVAGLTGATSVHVDVNPKLLPELYYFNNQLDLTFNAADKNLPPTLDVAFDGQHILNGDIVSPSPIITAVLHDEDKVRAVKDPNNFQLLLTRPGGTVAERIDMNSPAVTFRTDAAKGTAQVEYRPEKLADGVYKLQVQGTDVNGTQAAVERYEVSFEVINASTITNIYPYPNPVTNKTRFVFTMTGAELPRDMKIQIMTLTGKVVREIMMAELGPLHIGNNISQFAWDGTDEFGDRLANGTYLYRVIMDQPGQFERRRTAGDKAFKKDWGKLVLLR, from the coding sequence ATGGCTGAGTCCAATCAGGTGGGTTCGAATCCGCATGCCTATTGGTGGCAGAGCCGGTGGAGAATTCCTACTAATAGCTACTTATCTGGTGATAATGGGCTTTTAGCATTCGCTTCATGGGCTGAACCCGGGGAGGCTTATTTGTCTGGAGATATCAACAAAGAGGATCCAGGAATTGGATTTGACTTGGATAGTATTTTCAATTTCGTGCGTACTGGGCCATCTCCTAGGCTCACCTTCGCGCTGGTAGGAAGTACAAATGTGGCCCACACAGCCGATGTAAGGTTCTTTCCTCAAGGGAGTACTACGCCTAGTCTACTTACCTCAATCAAATTCAAGGGCTTTGAAACGTCAACCCAAACACTTGGAGTCAAGGCTTCTGATATAGGGACAAACGGTAAGTTTAAATCAACTTACTCAATACACAGTCTGACTACAGATCCTGGTGACAGGTTTAGATGGGGATTCTTTCGTCTGCGTTACCCCCAGTTGCCTCGTTGGAATACCTCCCTTTCAGTAACATTCGAAAATGACTCTACTCTAGCTGGCCCTGCCTATTATGTTCTGGATAGTATTCCGGCTACAACACATGGGTATGACATTACTAATCCAGGGGCTATTGAACGCATTGAGGGGCAAGCACTGAGTGGTAGCAAACGGGGATTTGTATTTCCTGCTGCTACTGGGCAAACAAGAAGTTTAGTAGTAGCAGATGTCGCCAAAGCATTGGTGCCAAGTCCAGCTCGAAAAATTGAATTCCGTACAATTGACCCTGCTAAAGTAGGCTTTCTAATTATCAGCCACCCAGTGCTTATGCAGCCTGCTGCGGGAGTCAATAATCCGGTCAGAGCATATGCTGAATATCGGGCATCAGCAGCTGGTGGCAAGTATGATACCCTAGTTGTCACCAGTCAGCAACTCTATGACCAGTTTCACTATGGGGAAACTTCACCGCTAGCCATTCGCCACTTTGCCAAGTGGCTTATAGCAGGTGCACCCAATACCACCCGCTATATGTTAATGTTGGGGCGTGGGCTGATACCTGGTGAAAGAAGTGGCGGAGTATTATACCGGCAGAATGAAGCTAATTTGCCAGAAAAGAACCTGGTACCTACCACTACGCGGGCGGCATCCGATATTTTCTTCTCAGCTGATTGGGAAACAGGCTCCTACCTAGCTAAAATTCCAACCGGGCGAATAGCAGCCCGTACCTCGACGGATGTACTGAATTACCTGAATAAGGTGAAGGAACATGAGGCTTTAGGCAATGAGGCTTGGCGCAAGAACGTATTGCATATGGCGGGGGGGGAGGATAAAGCCCAACAGGCCCAATTCCTGGCCTATATGAATAAGTACAAGAAGCGGGTAGAGGCTCCTCTGTTTGGAGGCAAAGTAGTACGTACCATTACTAGAACACTTGAAGGGGATTATCAGCGTTTTCCGGTGTTCGTTAATATAGCAGCAGAATTAAATGCTGGCCTTTCTCTAATTACCTATTTCGGCCATGGCTCGCCCACTGTATTTGATTTGAACGTTGGCAACCCGAACGACCCGGTCAATAACTATAATAACAAAGGCAAATACCCCGTATTCATTATAAATGGCTGCGCAGCCGGTCAGGCTTTTTCTGCATCCCCTAACTCTGTGGGAGAAGTATGGACACTGGCGCCTGAACGCGGGGCTATTGGCTTTCTGGCTGATTCTGATTTCGGTTATGAGCATCAGTTGGATTATTACTGCGACAACCTGTACAAAGCACTTTTCAATGACCCGGCGTGGTATGGCAAGCCTATTCCGGTGGTGTTCCGGGAAGTAGCCAGGCAGGTGCTGGAGCAATTCCCCGGCGACCCGCACGCTGTGTCGCTGGCCATGAATACCATCTGGCAGGGTGATCCTACGTTGTCCCTATATGCTCCTGATAAGCCAGACTATGCCACCGATGATACGCGGTTAGAAGTGGCACCAGTGACCGGCCAGACCAAAGTGCAGGCTACTTCCTCCTCTTTCCTGTTGAAAATTGGGGCTAGTAATCTGGGCAAACTCACGCGCGACTCGCTGCATATTTCCATTACCCGCGAATACCCCTCCGCCAACGGTCGGGCCAATGATGTTATCACGCGCGTATTCCGCCCACTCAGCCGCGACTCCGTCCTGACTGTTGAGATTGCCAACACCGGCAACGTATTTGGCCAGAACCGCTTCACCGTCCTGTTGGATTATCCGGGCAAAGTAGATGAGCTGAACGAAGGCAACAATCAGGCTTCTCTCACCTACAACTTCCTGCAAGGCGGCGTAACCTTGCTTTCTCCAATTGAGTTTGCCATTGTGCCCTCGAATTCAGTGCATTTAGTAGCGCAGAACAATGACCCCTTAGCCGCGCCCCGCGCTTTCGAATTTGAACTGGACACGGTTCCCACCTTCAACAGCCCGGCTGTGCAGCGTACCAGTGTTACTGCCAGTGTAGCGCCAGAATGGCGTCCAACCTTATCCGGCTCTGCCAAAGACAGCGTGGTTTATTACTGGCGTTTGCGCTTTAAAGATCCGCAGGGTGATGAAACCCAGGAATGGGCTGTCAGCTCTTTCCGGGTAATTGAGAATAGCCCCCAAGGCTGGTCACAGAGCCATTATGGGCAGTTTGCGCGCAATGACGCCCAAGGGCTGCGCGTAATAGCGCCGGCATCGGAATGGAAGTTTGAAGAAATTAAAAAGACGCTAACACTGAAAACCGGTGGGGGGGGCAGCACTACCGGCAACGGCATAACCTTTAAATCCATTTTCGGAATTCAGGTAGGAGATGAACCAACTTATAACGCTAACTGCGGTACGAATCAGGCCAATATTCTGATTGCCATATTCAATCCTACTACGCTGGAGCGGGTGATGGATATTGCCGGCGGCCCCTACCTGCAGTGCGGCAAGGACCCAGATATGTATTACCATTTTGGGGATGTAAACACCACTGCCCGCCGTACTCAGCTCACTACTTTCTTGAATAATATCCCAGAAGGCTATTACGTAGCGGCAGTGAGCCTGAACCGGGTAAAGTTCTCCACCTTCCCGGCTACGCTCAAAGCGGCTTTCGCAACGGTAGGCTCTGCGCTGATTGATAACCTGCAGGATAGCGACCCATTTGTATTGCTTGGTCAAAAAGGCTTGGCGGCTGGTAAGGCGCAGGAAATTATGGCTGACTTAACCAGCGCTACTCCCCGCTATGATCAGGTTATAACGCTGAGCGCACCCATTAAAACCCTGGGGACGAGCGGTGTGCTAACCTCCACCCGTATTGGTCCGGCGCAGGATTGGGGTACCCTATTCCACGAAATTAGCACCACTGCTACGGGAACATACACGCTGAAAGTGCTGGGGGTTAATGCTGAAGGTGCCAGCCAGGTACTATATGAGAAAGTGCAGGGCAAGCAGTTCAATCTAAGCGAAGTATCAGCCAAGGATTATCCCTATCTGCAACTGGAACTGCAAGTGCAGGACGAGCAAAGCCGGAAGGCGCCGCAACTCAAACAATGGCTGGTAACCTATCAGGGCTTCCCCGAAGGACTGGTTCGGCGTGACCTGGCAACGGCGGGTAGCTATGAGGCTGCCACGCTGGAAAAGCAGGCGGCAAGTGGTTCTATCACGGTGCCCGTTGTCTTCCAGAACGTTTCTACCCTTGACTTTTCGGATAAAGTGAAGGCCGTAGCTACAGTGCGCAACGGCAATACCGTCAGCCCGGAAGTAACTCTCACCTCACCCCGTATTCTCAAGGCCGATTCCACCGTAACGTACTTGTTTAAGCTAGATGTGGCGGGCTTAACGGGGGCTACCTCAGTGCATGTGGATGTAAACCCCAAGCTGCTGCCGGAGCTTTATTATTTCAATAACCAGCTGGATCTGACCTTTAACGCCGCCGACAAAAACCTGCCTCCTACATTGGATGTCGCATTCGATGGTCAGCACATCCTGAACGGAGACATTGTGTCGCCCTCGCCAATTATCACGGCTGTGCTCCATGATGAAGACAAAGTGCGGGCGGTGAAAGACCCCAACAACTTCCAGCTGCTGCTCACCCGCCCCGGGGGCACCGTGGCCGAAAGAATTGACATGAACAGCCCCGCCGTAACGTTCCGGACTGACGCCGCCAAAGGCACCGCGCAGGTAGAATATCGTCCGGAAAAGCTTGCCGATGGCGTATATAAGCTGCAGGTACAGGGCACCGATGTCAACGGGACGCAGGCTGCGGTAGAGCGGTACGAGGTATCGTTTGAAGTAATCAATGCTTCTACCATCACCAATATTTACCCCTACCCGAACCCGGTAACCAACAAAACCCGCTTCGTCTTCACTATGACGGGTGCCGAGCTGCCCCGCGACATGAAGATTCAGATTATGACGCTGACGGGTAAGGTAGTGCGCGAAATTATGATGGCTGAGCTGGGTCCCTTGCATATCGGCAACAACATCAGCCAGTTTGCCTGGGATGGTACCGACGAGTTTGGTGACCGACTGGCCAATGGCACCTACCTGTACCGCGTTATCATGGATCAGCCTGGTCAGTTTGAGCGCCGCCGCACAGCCGGTGATAAGGCCTTTAAAAAGGACTGGGGCAAGCTGGTGCTGCTGCGTTAA
- a CDS encoding dihydrofolate reductase: MIELIVAVAENNVIGHNNQLLWHLPDDLKHFKRLTLGHPIIMGRRTFESIGHPLPGRTNIVVTRQTDWQAPGCTTAYSVPEALEVAGKLDEEVFIIGGGEVYKQALPAVDVIYLTEVHHTFEGDTHFPELDLAVWQEETRERHEPDEKHAFPFSFVTLRRR; the protein is encoded by the coding sequence ATGATTGAACTTATTGTTGCCGTCGCTGAAAACAACGTCATCGGCCATAACAACCAACTGCTCTGGCACCTGCCCGACGACCTGAAGCACTTTAAGAGGCTTACGCTGGGGCACCCTATTATTATGGGGCGCCGCACGTTTGAAAGCATTGGGCATCCGCTGCCGGGCCGCACCAACATTGTAGTTACCCGCCAAACCGATTGGCAAGCGCCCGGCTGCACTACCGCTTACTCGGTGCCGGAAGCACTGGAAGTAGCCGGAAAGCTGGACGAAGAGGTATTTATTATTGGTGGCGGCGAGGTGTATAAGCAGGCCCTACCGGCCGTGGATGTGATATACCTGACGGAAGTACACCACACTTTTGAAGGAGATACGCACTTCCCGGAGCTGGACCTTGCGGTGTGGCAGGAGGAAACCCGGGAGCGACACGAGCCGGACGAGAAGCATGCCTTCCCCTTTAGCTTTGTAACGCTACGCCGCCGCTAG
- the fmt gene encoding methionyl-tRNA formyltransferase has product MTENPLRLIFMGTPEFAVPTLEALLSWPGCRVVAVVTAPDKPAGRGRQLAESAVKQAAVRHGLPVLQPTNLKSPEFQAELQAFAADLQVVVAFRMLPEAVWNMPHLGSINIHASLLPQYRGAAPINWALMHGDTQTGVTSFFLQHEIDTGNLIFQDVVAIAPSDDFGSLYEKLKEAGAALALRTVRAIASGTAPSVPQQISSELRTAPKIQKETGRLDFSRTAPELVNWVRGLSPIPTAFTQLPDGRTLKVFRAEALADEDASGPQPSTAPGTWLTDGRTYLRVQTADGLLDLLDVQLEGKKRMLIADFLRGFNTAALNPSAV; this is encoded by the coding sequence ATGACTGAAAATCCTCTCCGCCTGATTTTTATGGGCACGCCGGAATTTGCGGTGCCCACCTTGGAAGCCTTACTCAGCTGGCCGGGCTGCCGGGTGGTAGCCGTGGTAACAGCCCCCGACAAACCCGCCGGGCGCGGACGGCAGCTGGCCGAGTCGGCGGTGAAACAGGCGGCCGTGCGGCACGGGCTGCCCGTGCTGCAGCCTACTAACCTGAAGTCGCCGGAGTTTCAGGCGGAGCTGCAGGCATTTGCTGCTGATCTGCAGGTGGTGGTAGCTTTCCGGATGCTGCCCGAAGCCGTGTGGAATATGCCGCACCTGGGCTCCATCAATATTCACGCGTCCTTACTGCCGCAATACCGCGGCGCGGCCCCCATCAACTGGGCCCTTATGCACGGCGACACGCAAACCGGCGTCACTTCCTTCTTCCTGCAACACGAAATAGATACCGGCAACCTGATTTTTCAGGATGTGGTGGCCATTGCGCCTTCCGATGATTTTGGCTCTTTGTATGAGAAGCTGAAAGAAGCCGGCGCGGCCCTGGCATTGCGTACCGTGCGGGCTATAGCCTCCGGCACTGCGCCCAGCGTTCCGCAGCAGATTTCGTCGGAATTACGCACCGCCCCCAAAATTCAGAAAGAAACCGGCCGCCTCGATTTCTCGCGCACAGCTCCGGAGCTGGTCAATTGGGTGCGGGGCCTCTCGCCTATCCCCACGGCTTTCACGCAGCTACCGGATGGGCGTACACTAAAGGTATTCCGGGCGGAAGCGCTGGCCGATGAAGACGCCAGCGGCCCGCAACCGTCAACTGCCCCCGGCACCTGGCTCACCGATGGCCGCACCTATCTGCGCGTTCAGACTGCCGATGGCCTCCTGGATTTGCTGGATGTGCAGTTGGAAGGCAAAAAGCGGATGCTGATTGCTGATTTTCTGCGTGGCTTCAACACGGCCGCGCTCAACCCCTCTGCTGTATGA
- a CDS encoding exo-beta-N-acetylmuramidase NamZ domain-containing protein, whose product MHSLLLSGLCSLSSLFISGCATAPVVTAPTTTRAPAPKFPATAVTTAAAPLQVGAEQFAKYLPQLRGKRVGLVVNQTSRVGASHLVDTLLAQGVQVRSIFAPEHGFRGEAADGATIKDGRDTRSGLPVRSLYGATKKPTPEMLQDLDVLVFDIQDVGVRFYTFISTLHYVMEAAAEQGKEVIVLDRPNPNGYYVDGPVLEPAHKSFVGMHPIPIVHGLTVGELARMINGQKWLAGGRQARLTVVPVAHYTHATRYVLPVRPSPNLPTARAVQLYPSVCLFEGTDVSVGRGTDMPFEVIGSPMQPATRPYQFTPRPNVGSPLPPQNGKLCYGLNLHQPTADDSTGFTLKYLLDFYRQSTAKEKFFGKYFEQLSGTLSLRQQIIAGKSEGEIRQSWEPALGQYKLMRKQYLLYPDFK is encoded by the coding sequence ATGCACTCCCTCCTTCTTTCCGGCCTCTGTAGCCTCTCCTCGCTGTTTATTTCCGGTTGTGCTACCGCGCCGGTAGTCACCGCTCCCACAACTACCCGCGCGCCAGCGCCCAAATTTCCTGCAACCGCGGTTACTACTGCTGCTGCCCCCCTGCAGGTTGGGGCCGAGCAGTTTGCTAAATACCTTCCCCAGCTGCGCGGCAAGCGCGTGGGGCTGGTGGTCAATCAAACCTCCCGCGTGGGCGCCTCTCACCTGGTAGATACCCTCCTGGCGCAGGGCGTGCAGGTGCGCAGCATTTTTGCGCCGGAGCACGGTTTCCGCGGCGAAGCGGCCGATGGGGCCACCATTAAGGATGGGCGCGATACCCGCAGCGGCCTGCCCGTGCGCTCTTTGTATGGCGCCACCAAAAAGCCCACGCCGGAAATGCTGCAGGACCTGGACGTGCTGGTGTTCGACATTCAGGACGTTGGCGTGCGCTTCTATACTTTCATCAGCACCCTGCATTATGTGATGGAGGCCGCGGCCGAGCAAGGCAAAGAAGTAATAGTGTTAGACCGCCCCAATCCCAACGGGTATTACGTGGATGGTCCCGTGCTGGAGCCCGCCCACAAGTCGTTCGTGGGCATGCACCCCATTCCTATTGTGCATGGGCTGACGGTGGGTGAGCTGGCCCGCATGATAAACGGACAGAAGTGGCTGGCCGGCGGCCGCCAGGCCCGCCTCACGGTAGTGCCGGTAGCGCATTATACCCATGCTACCCGGTACGTGCTGCCCGTGCGCCCCTCGCCCAACCTGCCTACTGCCCGGGCCGTGCAGCTATATCCTTCTGTGTGCTTGTTTGAGGGCACGGATGTGAGCGTAGGCCGTGGTACGGATATGCCGTTTGAAGTCATTGGCAGCCCTATGCAGCCAGCCACGCGGCCCTATCAATTTACGCCCCGTCCTAACGTAGGCTCGCCCTTGCCGCCACAAAACGGCAAGCTGTGCTATGGCCTCAACCTGCACCAGCCAACCGCCGACGACTCCACCGGCTTCACGCTGAAATACCTGCTCGATTTTTACCGTCAGAGCACTGCCAAGGAGAAGTTTTTCGGCAAGTATTTCGAGCAGCTAAGCGGCACGCTGAGTTTGCGCCAACAGATTATAGCCGGCAAATCGGAAGGCGAAATCCGGCAGTCCTGGGAGCCAGCGCTGGGGCAGTATAAGCTGATGCGCAAACAGTATCTGCTCTATCCTGATTTTAAATAA